The following are encoded together in the Streptomyces sp. NBC_01465 genome:
- a CDS encoding metallophosphoesterase family protein, translating to MRVHVVSDVHGNTEGLARAGDGADALICLGDLVLFLDYADHSRGIFPELFGVENADRIVELRTARRFDEARDLGRELWAGIDRDAAIEGAVRKQYAEMFAALPTPTYATYGNVDIPSLWPQYAGPGTTVLDGERVEIGGRVFGFVGGGLRTPMRTPFEIGDEEYAAKIEALGEVDVLCTHIPPEVPELVYDTVARRFERGSRALLEAIRRTKPRYALFGHVHQPLAQRVRIGRTECVNVGHFASSGRPWALEW from the coding sequence ATGCGCGTGCATGTGGTCAGTGACGTCCATGGCAACACCGAGGGCCTGGCGAGGGCGGGGGACGGTGCCGACGCCCTGATCTGCCTCGGTGACCTGGTTCTCTTCCTCGACTACGCGGATCACTCGCGAGGCATCTTCCCCGAGCTCTTCGGCGTCGAGAACGCCGACCGCATCGTGGAGCTGCGCACGGCCAGGCGGTTCGACGAGGCCCGTGACCTGGGGCGGGAGCTCTGGGCCGGAATAGACCGGGACGCCGCGATCGAGGGCGCCGTACGCAAGCAGTACGCCGAAATGTTCGCGGCCCTCCCCACTCCGACGTACGCCACCTACGGCAACGTCGACATCCCGTCCCTCTGGCCCCAGTACGCGGGCCCGGGCACCACCGTCCTCGACGGCGAGCGCGTGGAGATCGGCGGCCGGGTCTTCGGCTTCGTCGGCGGCGGCCTGCGGACGCCGATGCGCACCCCGTTCGAGATCGGCGACGAGGAGTACGCGGCCAAGATCGAAGCCCTCGGCGAGGTCGACGTCCTCTGCACGCACATCCCGCCCGAGGTTCCCGAGCTGGTGTACGACACCGTGGCGCGCCGCTTCGAGCGCGGCAGCCGGGCCCTGCTCGAGGCGATCCGGCGCACCAAGCCGCGGTACGCGCTCTTCGGCCACGTCCACCAGCCGCTCGCCCAGCGGGTCCGCATCGGCCGCACGGAATGCGTGAACGTCGGCCACTTCGCCTCGTCCGGCCGCCCGTGGGCACTGGAGTGGTGA
- a CDS encoding SRPBCC family protein, which yields MAEHTSSSITIEAAPADVMGVIADFARYPEWTGEVKEAEVLSSDDKGRAEKVRLVLDAGAIKDDHTLAYTWTGENEVGWTLVKSQMLRSLDGSYRLAAKGDATEVTYQLTVDVKIPMLGMIKRKAEKVIIDRALAGLKKRVESGSAAETGSEPKA from the coding sequence ATGGCTGAACACACCAGCTCGAGCATCACGATCGAGGCTGCACCGGCCGACGTCATGGGAGTGATCGCCGACTTCGCCCGCTACCCGGAGTGGACCGGCGAGGTGAAGGAGGCCGAGGTCCTTTCCAGCGACGACAAGGGCCGCGCCGAGAAGGTGCGCCTGGTGCTCGACGCCGGGGCGATCAAGGACGACCACACCCTCGCGTACACCTGGACCGGCGAGAACGAGGTCGGCTGGACGCTGGTCAAGTCGCAGATGCTCCGCTCGCTGGACGGTTCGTACCGGCTGGCGGCCAAGGGCGACGCCACGGAGGTCACGTACCAGCTGACGGTCGACGTCAAGATCCCGATGCTCGGCATGATCAAGCGCAAGGCGGAGAAGGTCATCATCGACCGCGCCCTGGCGGGTCTGAAGAAGCGCGTGGAAAGCGGCTCGGCGGCCGAGACCGGCTCCGAGCCCAAGGCCTGA
- a CDS encoding DUF5304 domain-containing protein, translated as MSEDTERPATDSDAWEKACAEDLAAEKARRRTQYGTPPGSAAEELRKLLDAVADKVTSFQSSLPGMAAQGAVQQVLNQAKAAVEPVIERNPDVFDHLAAAGSELLAAYRSAVENHEKRWTNEPKKDEGDGGAAEHIDLD; from the coding sequence ATGAGCGAAGACACCGAGCGTCCCGCCACCGACTCGGACGCCTGGGAGAAGGCGTGCGCGGAAGACCTCGCCGCCGAGAAGGCCCGGCGTCGTACGCAGTACGGGACGCCGCCCGGATCGGCCGCCGAAGAACTGCGCAAACTGCTCGACGCCGTCGCCGACAAGGTGACTTCCTTCCAGTCCTCGCTGCCCGGAATGGCCGCGCAGGGCGCCGTTCAGCAGGTGCTCAATCAGGCCAAGGCCGCGGTCGAGCCCGTCATCGAGCGCAACCCCGACGTCTTCGACCACCTCGCCGCGGCCGGCAGTGAACTCCTCGCCGCCTACCGCTCGGCGGTCGAGAACCACGAGAAGCGCTGGACGAACGAGCCCAAGAAGGACGAAGGGGACGGCGGCGCAGCCGAGCACATCGACCTCGACTGA
- a CDS encoding ArsA family ATPase: protein MRTVLVTGSGGAGRTTVAAATALAAARSGLRVLLLTDGAPPVFGEPGLTVSRIDSGAHFRSELMSLQERSAVALDLLGADRLDEGELTELPGAEQFALLSALLEASGGDGDLVVVDMPPTPQALAVLALPEQLRRYLRRLVPPERQAARALRPMLAQLAGVPMPAQWLYETAARWQLQLAAVQAVIEAPGTVVRIVAEPGPTAGEALRSARLGLALHGHTLDMVTANRLLPTESADPWLAALAAQQQEHLKAMHADFGDVQELPHLGRDPRSADDLHLLGRPEAPLAAGPGWSVEDRRAEDDGVLVWRLPLPGAAKDELGLVRRGDELLLTVGPFRRIVPLPSALRRCTVSGAGLDDGVLGIRFTPDPALWPQTR, encoded by the coding sequence ATGCGTACGGTTCTCGTCACCGGGTCCGGCGGCGCGGGCCGTACGACGGTCGCCGCGGCCACCGCGCTCGCGGCAGCCCGCAGCGGCCTGCGCGTGCTGCTGCTCACCGACGGCGCGCCGCCCGTCTTCGGGGAGCCGGGGCTCACCGTCTCGCGGATCGACTCCGGCGCCCACTTCCGCAGCGAACTCATGTCCCTGCAGGAGCGGTCCGCCGTCGCCCTCGATCTCCTCGGCGCGGACCGGCTCGACGAGGGCGAGCTCACCGAACTGCCGGGCGCCGAGCAGTTCGCCCTGCTCAGCGCCCTCCTCGAGGCGTCCGGCGGCGACGGCGACCTGGTGGTCGTCGACATGCCGCCGACCCCGCAGGCCCTCGCCGTACTCGCCCTTCCCGAGCAGCTCCGCCGCTATCTGCGACGCCTCGTCCCGCCGGAGCGCCAGGCCGCCCGGGCGCTGCGGCCGATGCTGGCGCAGCTCGCCGGCGTACCGATGCCGGCCCAGTGGCTGTACGAGACCGCCGCGCGCTGGCAGCTCCAACTGGCCGCCGTCCAGGCCGTCATAGAGGCCCCCGGCACCGTCGTACGGATCGTCGCGGAGCCCGGACCCACCGCGGGCGAGGCCCTGCGCAGCGCCCGCCTCGGGCTCGCGCTGCACGGCCACACCCTCGACATGGTCACCGCCAACCGGCTGCTGCCCACCGAGTCGGCCGACCCCTGGCTGGCCGCGCTCGCCGCCCAGCAGCAGGAGCATCTGAAGGCGATGCACGCCGACTTCGGCGACGTACAGGAGCTTCCGCACCTCGGCCGCGACCCGCGCTCCGCCGACGACCTGCACCTGCTCGGCCGCCCGGAAGCACCGCTCGCGGCGGGCCCCGGCTGGTCGGTCGAGGACCGGCGCGCCGAGGACGACGGCGTCCTCGTCTGGCGGCTGCCGCTGCCGGGCGCCGCCAAGGACGAACTCGGCCTGGTCCGGCGCGGGGACGAACTCCTGCTCACCGTCGGCCCGTTCCGCCGTATCGTCCCGCTGCCCTCCGCGCTGCGCCGCTGCACGGTGTCGGGTGCGGGGCTCGACGACGGCGTGCTGGGCATCCGGTTCACGCCGGATCCCGCTCTGTGGCCGCAGACACGGTGA